One region of Sphingopyxis sp. CCNWLW2 genomic DNA includes:
- a CDS encoding NADP-dependent oxidoreductase, with protein MLTPPDRMKAVTMSRYGDIDVLQTAEVAMPVPGPGEALVRVRAAAVNPADVKWRAGQFASFAPVGFPHILGYDVAGEIMSSARFGAGARVVAMLDPFRKGGYAEYAAVAEDALVLIPDALDFAAAAAIPTPGLTGLQLVEQAANVRSGDRVMISGATGAVGRFAIWAARQRGATVIAAVRAGRAALARSLGAHEIWLAPAIETETTKANCLIDTIGGADAARLGGGIHPDGGIFTVATTPIPVGEMPVEPIFYAVHPDAAQLERLVAAVDAGEIELPPLLRIGFDDLRLAHRQIEDGGFAGRLVLEP; from the coding sequence ATGCTGACGCCGCCGGACCGCATGAAGGCCGTCACGATGTCTCGCTACGGAGATATCGACGTCCTCCAGACGGCGGAGGTGGCCATGCCGGTACCTGGACCGGGTGAAGCCCTGGTCCGGGTCCGCGCGGCGGCGGTCAATCCTGCCGATGTCAAATGGCGCGCAGGCCAGTTCGCGTCATTTGCCCCCGTGGGCTTTCCGCACATCCTCGGTTACGACGTCGCCGGAGAAATCATGTCTTCGGCCCGCTTCGGGGCAGGCGCGCGCGTCGTCGCGATGCTCGATCCCTTCCGCAAGGGCGGATATGCCGAATATGCAGCGGTCGCCGAAGACGCTTTGGTCCTCATCCCGGACGCCCTCGATTTTGCGGCCGCTGCCGCGATTCCGACGCCCGGCCTGACGGGGCTGCAACTTGTCGAACAGGCCGCCAACGTGCGCTCTGGAGACCGCGTCATGATCAGCGGCGCCACCGGCGCAGTCGGACGGTTCGCCATATGGGCCGCACGGCAGCGCGGTGCGACGGTTATAGCGGCGGTTCGCGCAGGACGCGCCGCGCTCGCGCGCTCGCTTGGAGCCCACGAAATCTGGTTGGCTCCGGCGATTGAGACCGAGACGACCAAGGCGAACTGTCTGATCGATACGATCGGCGGCGCGGACGCCGCGCGGCTCGGCGGCGGCATCCACCCCGACGGCGGCATTTTCACGGTCGCCACCACGCCCATTCCTGTCGGTGAAATGCCCGTCGAGCCGATTTTCTATGCCGTTCATCCCGACGCAGCGCAGCTTGAGCGGCTTGTCGCGGCGGTCGACGCGGGCGAAATAGAGCTTCCGCCATTACTCCGCATAGGCTTTGACGATCTCCGCCTGGCGCATCGGCAAATCGAGGACGGCGGGTTCGCTGGAAGGCTCGTCCTGGAGCCCTGA
- a CDS encoding oxidoreductase encodes MAFPRLFEPFEIGTMRLKNRLMMAPMESHLGNADGSVSTEQIAYYRERALGGVGMVTVEFTCVDGMDGFSSMAPQLRLDNDRYRSGHGKLAAAIQGGGAKACVQLSHAGRQSRASVLGRSPVAPSAVALKSFYLDTVPRALEEGEIWRIVESYANAARLAVASGYDAVMLHGAHGYLLQQFLSPLVNMRDDGWGGDFERRLSFPLEVVRAVKAQLDARPLLYRLSVSDFIEGGLTVEDGEAIAPRLCEAGVDAIDISCGSLDRVDVIVEPMSIAEGWRLPMARRIRAATGKPVICAGVMRWPEKAERAVIDGDVDCVSLGRALLADPMWPIKARRGEVEDIRPCTSCNWCIKETGANRGVSCAENPRCGHETDPVIEGFGQGHRAAVVGAGPGGMAAALLLDQAGFDVTLFERRPSLGGNLITSATPPNKDKLFWYNDFLQRRVARSRITVRAGIDADAKLIEGEGLDALILATGAKPAPLALERGGNLAVAPAFEALIGGIEPPVSDQQTPIVIFGGGETGAETAEHLAKRGYHVVLVSRSDARFLARNAEPLYRMHLLPRIAANSAIRVVDRTRVVGVGDDYVILDGPEGRMMQPACLLLLAHGLVPDTSLADSLAGADLPTIAIGDAVQVSRIGEAVRDAYRAVQGLRRLLTLPEPVGC; translated from the coding sequence ATGGCATTTCCGCGCCTGTTTGAGCCATTCGAAATCGGGACGATGCGCCTGAAGAACCGCTTGATGATGGCGCCAATGGAAAGCCATCTCGGCAACGCCGACGGTTCTGTAAGTACCGAACAAATCGCCTATTATCGCGAACGAGCTCTCGGCGGCGTCGGAATGGTCACCGTCGAATTCACCTGTGTCGATGGAATGGATGGCTTCAGCTCCATGGCGCCCCAGCTCCGTCTCGATAACGACCGCTATCGGTCAGGTCATGGCAAGCTGGCAGCCGCCATTCAGGGAGGCGGAGCGAAGGCCTGCGTTCAGCTGTCCCACGCCGGACGCCAGTCGCGCGCAAGCGTGCTCGGCCGCTCGCCCGTGGCGCCAAGTGCCGTCGCGCTCAAAAGCTTCTATCTCGACACCGTGCCGCGTGCGCTCGAAGAGGGAGAAATCTGGCGCATCGTCGAAAGCTACGCGAATGCCGCGCGTCTCGCGGTCGCCTCGGGTTACGACGCTGTGATGCTGCACGGCGCGCACGGCTATCTGCTGCAGCAATTTCTTTCTCCTCTGGTCAACATGCGCGACGATGGCTGGGGCGGGGACTTCGAGCGGCGGCTCAGCTTTCCGCTCGAGGTGGTTCGTGCGGTCAAGGCGCAGCTTGACGCTCGCCCCTTATTGTATCGCCTCTCGGTCTCGGATTTCATCGAAGGCGGGCTGACAGTCGAGGATGGCGAAGCCATCGCGCCGCGCCTTTGCGAGGCGGGTGTCGATGCGATCGACATTTCCTGCGGGTCGCTAGACCGCGTCGATGTGATCGTCGAGCCCATGTCGATCGCCGAAGGCTGGCGCCTTCCCATGGCGCGCCGCATCCGCGCCGCGACAGGCAAACCCGTCATCTGCGCAGGGGTCATGCGCTGGCCCGAAAAGGCGGAACGCGCTGTCATCGACGGTGACGTGGATTGCGTCTCGCTCGGTCGTGCACTGCTCGCGGATCCGATGTGGCCAATCAAGGCACGGCGGGGCGAGGTCGAGGACATTCGGCCATGCACTTCGTGCAACTGGTGCATCAAGGAAACCGGCGCGAACCGGGGTGTCAGCTGCGCGGAAAACCCGCGCTGCGGTCATGAGACCGACCCTGTAATCGAAGGGTTCGGGCAAGGTCACCGGGCGGCCGTCGTCGGCGCCGGACCCGGCGGAATGGCGGCAGCGCTGCTTCTGGACCAAGCGGGTTTCGACGTCACGCTCTTCGAACGGCGACCTTCGCTTGGTGGCAATCTGATTACCTCGGCTACGCCGCCCAACAAGGACAAGTTATTCTGGTACAATGACTTCCTCCAGCGCCGCGTGGCGCGCAGTCGGATCACGGTGCGCGCCGGCATCGATGCGGACGCCAAGCTGATCGAAGGCGAAGGGCTCGATGCGCTCATCCTCGCAACTGGCGCGAAGCCCGCGCCGCTCGCCCTCGAGCGCGGCGGCAATCTTGCCGTCGCGCCGGCGTTCGAGGCACTGATCGGCGGGATCGAGCCCCCGGTATCCGATCAGCAGACCCCCATCGTGATCTTTGGCGGAGGAGAAACGGGCGCCGAGACCGCCGAACATCTCGCGAAGCGCGGATATCATGTCGTTCTCGTCTCGCGTTCCGACGCGCGGTTTCTGGCGCGCAATGCCGAGCCGCTCTATCGGATGCATCTGCTGCCCCGGATCGCAGCGAACTCCGCGATCCGCGTCGTCGATCGCACCAGGGTGGTTGGCGTCGGAGACGACTATGTCATTCTGGACGGCCCGGAGGGCAGGATGATGCAGCCGGCCTGTCTGCTTCTGCTGGCGCACGGGCTGGTGCCCGATACAAGCCTTGCCGACAGCCTTGCAGGCGCCGACCTTCCCACGATTGCGATCGGCGATGCGGTGCAGGTGTCGCGTATCGGCGAAGCCGTCCGAGACGCCTATCGCGCGGTGCAGGGACTGCGCCGCCTGCTCACCTTGCCCGAGCCCGTTGGATGCTGA